In a genomic window of Streptomyces sp. SJL17-4:
- a CDS encoding polysaccharide deacetylase family protein has product MGLRGKYTAHIVVAASAVAISLAAWGAAALADGEAAARAETGSHGPAPAERAKEPAAPAPVSRVKVPEGIAHAAEAGGKAVNITIDDGPDPRWTPQVLDVLKENGVKAVFCMVGPQAKAHPDLVRRVVADGHRLCDHTTSHDTTMDKKSVAYQKQQILEAKKMIEEAAGGARVEYYRAPGGAFTPSSRRIAAEAGMRPLGWNVDTKDFETPGTGAIVATVKNELPNGPTILFHDGGGDRAQTVAALKQVLPWLKQQGRTFSFPVRTAP; this is encoded by the coding sequence ATGGGGCTGAGGGGCAAGTACACCGCGCACATAGTCGTGGCGGCTTCGGCGGTCGCAATCAGTCTGGCGGCGTGGGGGGCCGCCGCGCTGGCGGACGGCGAAGCCGCCGCCCGGGCGGAGACGGGATCACACGGTCCCGCGCCCGCGGAACGGGCCAAGGAGCCGGCGGCGCCCGCGCCGGTGTCGCGGGTGAAGGTGCCCGAAGGCATCGCGCACGCCGCCGAGGCGGGTGGGAAGGCCGTGAACATCACCATCGATGACGGGCCCGACCCGCGGTGGACACCCCAGGTGTTGGACGTCCTCAAGGAGAACGGCGTCAAGGCCGTGTTCTGCATGGTCGGACCGCAGGCCAAGGCACACCCCGACCTGGTCCGGAGGGTCGTGGCGGACGGGCACCGGCTCTGCGACCACACCACGTCCCACGACACCACGATGGACAAGAAGTCCGTCGCCTACCAGAAGCAGCAGATCCTGGAGGCGAAGAAGATGATCGAGGAAGCGGCCGGCGGGGCTCGGGTGGAGTACTACCGGGCGCCGGGCGGTGCGTTCACGCCCAGCAGCCGGCGGATCGCCGCCGAGGCCGGGATGCGGCCACTGGGGTGGAACGTGGACACCAAGGACTTCGAGACGCCGGGCACGGGCGCCATCGTGGCCACGGTCAAGAACGAGCTGCCCAACGGGCCGACGATCCTCTTCCACGACGGCGGCGGTGACCGGGCCCAGACCGTCGCGGCCCTGAAGCAGGTGCTGCCGTGGCTCAAGCAGCAGGGCCGCACCTTCAGCTTCCCCGTACGGACCGCCCCCTGA
- a CDS encoding pyridoxamine 5'-phosphate oxidase family protein, giving the protein MATTERADRFYAAQVLDRLNTRMREFVARQEMFFLATADRHGACDNTFRAGPPGFLHVLDDRTLAYPEYRGNGVHASLGNIEENPQVGILMVDFLRDRIGLHVNGSARSLTDEEMRRAHPWLPADQVPGRRAVVWVVITVEEAYIHCAKHIPHLQKVPAHGPGRPWGTDDVKRKGGDFFGAAAEAPERGPFLPPPRADADAATWRAEAQRALARAERLASGARHRAGTGSGAGTVAGAEPEVGAQAFSGWFNRSSSL; this is encoded by the coding sequence ATGGCGACCACGGAGCGCGCGGACCGCTTCTACGCCGCCCAGGTCCTCGACCGGCTGAACACCCGCATGCGCGAGTTCGTCGCCCGCCAGGAGATGTTCTTCCTGGCCACCGCCGACCGGCACGGCGCCTGCGACAACACCTTCCGGGCGGGCCCGCCCGGCTTCCTCCACGTGCTGGACGACAGGACGCTCGCCTACCCCGAGTACCGGGGCAACGGCGTCCACGCCAGCCTGGGCAACATCGAGGAGAACCCGCAGGTCGGCATCCTCATGGTCGACTTCCTCCGGGACCGCATCGGACTCCACGTCAACGGCTCGGCCAGGAGCCTCACCGACGAAGAGATGCGTCGCGCCCACCCGTGGCTCCCGGCCGACCAGGTACCCGGCCGACGGGCCGTGGTCTGGGTGGTGATCACCGTCGAAGAGGCCTACATCCACTGCGCCAAGCACATCCCCCACCTCCAGAAGGTTCCCGCGCACGGCCCCGGTCGCCCGTGGGGCACGGACGACGTCAAGCGCAAGGGCGGTGACTTCTTCGGAGCGGCCGCCGAAGCGCCGGAGCGGGGACCCTTCCTGCCCCCGCCCCGGGCGGACGCCGACGCGGCGACGTGGCGGGCGGAGGCGCAGAGGGCCCTGGCGAGGGCCGAACGCCTCGCCTCCGGTGCCCGCCACCGGGCCGGCACGGGTTCCGGCGCCGGCACGGTCGCCGGCGCCGAACCCGAGGTCGGGGCACAGGCATTCAGCGGCTGGTTCAACAGAAGCTCGTCGCTCTGA
- a CDS encoding globin domain-containing protein — MEAPTTPSADGSGAAAGGGQGGGWFGRDPGKASGPPRPPGTGPGGPAPESVRPPEKPPAPAAPEASSGAALLRRTMAEIEPIADRVTSYFYALLFLRHPALRELFPAAMDAQRDRLFKALLTAATHADDPATLTTYLTHLGRGHRKYGTLPGHYPAVGEALIGALARHAPETWGPRTEAAWVDAYTTISQIMIDAATEDELRAPAWWQAEVVAHEMRTRDIAVVTVRPDGPYPFLAGQYTSLETPWWPRVWRHYSFASAPRSDGLLSFHVKAVPAGWVSNALVHRARPGDVVRLGPPSGSMTVDHTTDSGLLCLGGGTGIAPIKALVEDVAQHGRPRSVNVFYGARGNQGLYDIDTMLRLQQSHPWLSVRPVLDDGPAGLLSGGLPEAVREYGPWHTYDAYLSGPPGMIRRSVDTLVGIGVPTHRIRHDSIEELVGATS; from the coding sequence ATGGAAGCTCCGACCACCCCGTCGGCCGACGGCTCCGGCGCGGCCGCCGGCGGCGGTCAGGGCGGCGGCTGGTTCGGGCGGGATCCGGGGAAGGCGAGCGGCCCGCCGCGCCCCCCGGGCACCGGGCCCGGCGGGCCGGCTCCGGAGTCCGTACGGCCGCCGGAGAAGCCTCCGGCGCCGGCCGCCCCGGAGGCCTCGTCCGGTGCTGCGCTGCTGCGCCGCACGATGGCGGAGATCGAGCCGATCGCCGACCGGGTCACCTCGTACTTCTACGCACTGCTCTTCCTCCGCCACCCCGCCCTGCGGGAGCTCTTCCCCGCGGCGATGGACGCCCAGCGCGACCGCCTGTTCAAGGCGCTGCTCACCGCCGCGACCCACGCCGACGACCCCGCCACCCTGACCACGTACCTGACCCACCTCGGCCGCGGGCACCGCAAGTACGGCACGCTCCCCGGGCACTATCCCGCCGTCGGCGAGGCCTTGATCGGTGCCCTCGCCCGCCACGCGCCGGAGACCTGGGGGCCGCGGACCGAGGCCGCGTGGGTGGACGCCTACACCACGATCTCCCAGATCATGATCGACGCGGCGACCGAGGACGAGCTCCGTGCGCCCGCCTGGTGGCAGGCCGAGGTGGTCGCCCATGAGATGCGTACACGGGACATCGCGGTGGTCACGGTCCGGCCCGACGGGCCGTACCCCTTCCTCGCCGGGCAGTACACGAGCCTGGAGACCCCGTGGTGGCCCCGGGTCTGGCGGCACTACTCCTTCGCTTCCGCGCCCCGTTCCGACGGGCTGCTGTCCTTCCACGTCAAGGCCGTACCGGCGGGCTGGGTCTCCAACGCCCTCGTCCACCGCGCCCGCCCCGGGGACGTCGTCCGGCTCGGACCTCCCTCCGGTTCCATGACGGTGGACCACACCACCGACAGCGGGCTGCTGTGCCTCGGCGGCGGCACCGGCATCGCACCCATCAAGGCACTGGTGGAGGACGTCGCCCAGCACGGCCGGCCGCGCTCCGTGAACGTGTTCTACGGCGCCCGCGGGAACCAAGGGCTGTACGACATCGACACGATGCTCCGGCTGCAGCAGTCGCATCCCTGGCTCTCGGTGCGCCCGGTCCTGGACGACGGGCCCGCCGGCCTGCTGTCCGGAGGACTCCCGGAGGCGGTACGCGAGTACGGCCCGTGGCACACCTACGACGCGTACCTGTCCGGCCCGCCCGGAATGATCCGCCGCAGCGTCGACACCCTCGTGGGCATCGGCGTCCCCACCCATCGCATACGGCACGACTCCATCGAGGAACTGGTCGGGGCAACGAGTTGA